One genomic window of Cannabis sativa cultivar Pink pepper isolate KNU-18-1 chromosome 2, ASM2916894v1, whole genome shotgun sequence includes the following:
- the LOC115719360 gene encoding pentatricopeptide repeat-containing protein At3g18970 isoform X2, whose product MLSLPRVAATGFLHLKLLSIYQLKQTHAQLIVNGLNSPCLAAKLIKQYCTLLGQQKNYCNARLVFEHFDKPNLFLFNTLIRCSPPKESILVFSRWASRGGLVFDDFTYIFVLGACARSPSVPTLWAGRQIHSWIMKGGTISNTMVQTTLIHSYASNKDVGSARRVFDEMVDRNNVTWNAMITGYCSQRGSARDALVLFRDMLDDAYGAKPTDTTIVSVLSAASQFGVLETGTCMHGYIEKTNWVPEIDVFIGTSLIDMYAKCGCLNSALSVFSRMKEKNILTWTAMATGLAIHGKGKEAIKLLDSMGASRLKPNAVSFTSLLLACCHSGLVEEGLCLFSSMSKFNVTPQMQHYGCIVDLLSRNGLLKEAYEFIMGMPVEPDAILWRSLLSATRIHGDVAMGEKVGKLLIRVHPERSSLNGTSEDYVALSNIYASAGKWEGVETVREEMKVKGIENKFGCSSIQTTTG is encoded by the exons ATGCTTTCTCTCCCTAGAGTTGCAGCTACTGGCTTTCTACACCTCAAATTATTATCCATTTACCAACTTAAACAAACACATGCCCAGTTGATTGTCAATGGTCTCAACTCACCCTGCCTTGCGGCCAAACTTATCAAGCAATACTGCACCTTATTAGGCCAACAGAAGAACTACTGTAATGCCCGTTTAGTATTCGAGCACTTTGACAAGCCTAATCTGTTTCTCTTTAACACTTTGATACGATGTTCTCCACCAAAAGAGTCCATTCTTGTTTTCTCCAGATGGGCATCAAGGGGAGGCTTAGTGTTCGATGATTTCACCTACATTTTCGTTCTTGGTGCTTGTGCTCGATCACCTTCAGTCCCTACATTATGGGCAGGGAGACAAATACACTCGTGGATAATGAAAGGCGGTACTATTTCGAATACTATGGTGCAGACTACTTTAATACATTCTTATGCGAGTAATAAGGATGTTGGCTCAGCCCGAAGGGTGTTTGATGAAATGGTTGATAGAAATAATGTTACTTGGAATGCCATGATCACAGGGTATTGTTCACAAAGAGGAAGTGCTCGTGATGCATTGGTTCTGTTTCGTGATATGTTGGATGATGCTTATGGGGCAAAACCAACCGATACTACTATAGTTAGTGTTCTCTCTGCAGCTTCTCAGTTCGGTGTTTTGGAAACAGGTACTTGTATGCATGGGTATATAGAGAAGACAAATTGGGTTCCTGAGATTGATGTGTTTATTGGCACCAGTCTTATTGACATGTACGCAAAATGTGGATGTCTTAATAGTGCTTTATCTGTTTTTTCACGAATGAAGGAGAAGAATATCTTAACATGGACAGCAATGGCAACTGGATTAGCCATTCATGGAAAGGGAAAAGAAGCAATAAAACTTTTGGATTCAATGGGGGCTTCTAGATTAAAACCAAATGCTGTGAGTTTTACTAGTTTACTTCTAGCTTGTTGTCATTCTGGGCTTGTAGAAGAAGGACTCTGCTTGTTTAGTAGCATGAGCAAGTTTAATGTCACCCCACAGATGCAACATTATGGTTGCATTGTTGACCTTCTTAGTCGAAATGGGCTCTTGAAAGAGGCGTACGAGTTTATAATGGGAATGCCAGTTGAACCTGATGCTATCTTGTGGAGAAGTTTGCTAAGTGCAACCAGAATTCATGGGGATGTTGCAATGGGTGAGAAGGTTGGGAAGCTCCTTATTCGAGTACATCCAGAGCGGAGTTCTTTGAATGGCACTAGTGAAGATTATGTAGCTTTGTCCAACATTTATGCTTCTGCAGGGAAGTGGGAGGGTGTGGAGACTGTAAGAGAGGAGATGAAGGTCAAAggaattgaaaataaatttggATGTAGTTCGATTCAAACTACTACTG GTTGA
- the LOC115719360 gene encoding pentatricopeptide repeat-containing protein At3g18970 isoform X1, which yields MLSLPRVAATGFLHLKLLSIYQLKQTHAQLIVNGLNSPCLAAKLIKQYCTLLGQQKNYCNARLVFEHFDKPNLFLFNTLIRCSPPKESILVFSRWASRGGLVFDDFTYIFVLGACARSPSVPTLWAGRQIHSWIMKGGTISNTMVQTTLIHSYASNKDVGSARRVFDEMVDRNNVTWNAMITGYCSQRGSARDALVLFRDMLDDAYGAKPTDTTIVSVLSAASQFGVLETGTCMHGYIEKTNWVPEIDVFIGTSLIDMYAKCGCLNSALSVFSRMKEKNILTWTAMATGLAIHGKGKEAIKLLDSMGASRLKPNAVSFTSLLLACCHSGLVEEGLCLFSSMSKFNVTPQMQHYGCIVDLLSRNGLLKEAYEFIMGMPVEPDAILWRSLLSATRIHGDVAMGEKVGKLLIRVHPERSSLNGTSEDYVALSNIYASAGKWEGVETVREEMKVKGIENKFGCSSIQTTTGMDPLEIYL from the coding sequence ATGCTTTCTCTCCCTAGAGTTGCAGCTACTGGCTTTCTACACCTCAAATTATTATCCATTTACCAACTTAAACAAACACATGCCCAGTTGATTGTCAATGGTCTCAACTCACCCTGCCTTGCGGCCAAACTTATCAAGCAATACTGCACCTTATTAGGCCAACAGAAGAACTACTGTAATGCCCGTTTAGTATTCGAGCACTTTGACAAGCCTAATCTGTTTCTCTTTAACACTTTGATACGATGTTCTCCACCAAAAGAGTCCATTCTTGTTTTCTCCAGATGGGCATCAAGGGGAGGCTTAGTGTTCGATGATTTCACCTACATTTTCGTTCTTGGTGCTTGTGCTCGATCACCTTCAGTCCCTACATTATGGGCAGGGAGACAAATACACTCGTGGATAATGAAAGGCGGTACTATTTCGAATACTATGGTGCAGACTACTTTAATACATTCTTATGCGAGTAATAAGGATGTTGGCTCAGCCCGAAGGGTGTTTGATGAAATGGTTGATAGAAATAATGTTACTTGGAATGCCATGATCACAGGGTATTGTTCACAAAGAGGAAGTGCTCGTGATGCATTGGTTCTGTTTCGTGATATGTTGGATGATGCTTATGGGGCAAAACCAACCGATACTACTATAGTTAGTGTTCTCTCTGCAGCTTCTCAGTTCGGTGTTTTGGAAACAGGTACTTGTATGCATGGGTATATAGAGAAGACAAATTGGGTTCCTGAGATTGATGTGTTTATTGGCACCAGTCTTATTGACATGTACGCAAAATGTGGATGTCTTAATAGTGCTTTATCTGTTTTTTCACGAATGAAGGAGAAGAATATCTTAACATGGACAGCAATGGCAACTGGATTAGCCATTCATGGAAAGGGAAAAGAAGCAATAAAACTTTTGGATTCAATGGGGGCTTCTAGATTAAAACCAAATGCTGTGAGTTTTACTAGTTTACTTCTAGCTTGTTGTCATTCTGGGCTTGTAGAAGAAGGACTCTGCTTGTTTAGTAGCATGAGCAAGTTTAATGTCACCCCACAGATGCAACATTATGGTTGCATTGTTGACCTTCTTAGTCGAAATGGGCTCTTGAAAGAGGCGTACGAGTTTATAATGGGAATGCCAGTTGAACCTGATGCTATCTTGTGGAGAAGTTTGCTAAGTGCAACCAGAATTCATGGGGATGTTGCAATGGGTGAGAAGGTTGGGAAGCTCCTTATTCGAGTACATCCAGAGCGGAGTTCTTTGAATGGCACTAGTGAAGATTATGTAGCTTTGTCCAACATTTATGCTTCTGCAGGGAAGTGGGAGGGTGTGGAGACTGTAAGAGAGGAGATGAAGGTCAAAggaattgaaaataaatttggATGTAGTTCGATTCAAACTACTACTGGTATGGACCCTCTTGAAATTTATTTATGA